AATATAAACTGATCAAATGCGTAGATAGCCCAAACCTGATTCTTAAGAGCTGTCGACGTACACAAATGCTCTGCAAAGGTTATTTCATCCATCGGAGTGGAGGTAGCAGACAAATCATATCTCGACCCAAAGTAATCAACTCCAGTGCTCTCATCATGAATTATTTTGCAGTGCGGAGTTGCTATACCACACATGTCAGCAAGTTTAGTGCATAGCCATTCGCTTGCCGGTACTAGCATTGGGTTGTGGGCAATCTTGGCTAGGGAATCGGCTCCATCTTGGCAGCATTTAACTGCATATTCCCATCCATCAGTTGCAATCACAGTGTGTCTAAGATGAGCGGTCCTTTTTCCTAAAACAGGACGCATACTTACTACATCTAAGCCAAATAAATTATCTTGGTCAGTAATCTGTCCTTCACTCTGATGATCGTCCTGCATCATTTCCTCGTGAATGCAATTAATAGGTAGCTTACCTTTTCGCCTAGATCTTGATGTTCGCAATCGCAGTTGCTACCAGCTATGCGCCGACCAGAACACCTTGCCGAAGCCCCAGCCTCAAAGCTTGTTGTAAGCAATGGACTCATGGATCAGCGCCTTACCCATGATGTACAGCTGGTCCTGATTTTCTTCTGTCACATACCAGTCTTTGTACGCCGGGTTATCGGAAAGTACAGCCAGCTGCAGGCCCTGCATTTGCAGGCGCTTGACGTGGAAGTGCTGCCCGAAGACAAACGCATACACCCCGTCAACCTTGAAGTTCCTCACTGAAACGTCGAAGAAGAGGCGATCGCCAGACTGTATTGTCGGGCACATGCTGTCGCCATCAACAGTCATTACCTTCACATCATGCTGAGTGCGGTTTCCAAAGAGGGATCGCGCGTGCTCAGTAGTGAACTCAATGGCGTGCAGAACTTCTACAAATTCCGAAATCATGAAAGAGCCTGGCCCCGCACTAACAGTCAGGTCGAGAACGTCGACGCGGAAAACGTCAGAGGCCGGATGTGCTGTTAAAGCGGCCACTGGGTATTTTGCGCCGTTATGCATAGATCCTTCGCCTGAGCTAAGCCAGTCAGGCATTACCCCAAGAGCGTTAGCAATATCAACAAGCTTGGTGGTCTGATTGGCCTTGCCAGTTTCAATCTTCTGAATGGCCGCTTGGCTAACCCCAACCAGATCCCCGAGAGCCTTTTGAGTAAGCCCCCGCGCAGATCGCGCTTCTTTAAGTCTTTCAGCAAGTGTCGTTTTCATAATTTCAAATGTACAACCGTGGTTTTAATCCATCAAACGAAAATGGTTGTTGACTAAATACAACCATAGTTTTATTCTTCTTTCATATTCACTACGGAGGTTGTTATGAACCCAGTAATTAAAACCGCGATCAGTATCGTTGGTTCTCAGAAAAAACTGGGCGATGCCTGCGAAGTATCACAGCAGGCCGTTTACAAGTGGCTGCACAACAAAGCAAAGGTCTCCCCTGAGCACGTTGGGAGCATTGTAAGCGCCACCGGTGGGGCGATTAAGGCTCACCAGATTCGCCCAGACCTGCCGACTCTCTTCCCGAAGGTCGAGCAGTCAGCAGCTTAATACCCAAAGCATTAACCGAACGGCCCGGTATATGGTCGGGTGCCCGGCGTGGTCAAGGTTGACTGTCAATGGTGCACGATAAACAACACCAATAAACATTAACTATTTCAAACAAATGGAACGTATATGCACTCACTTACTTATCAACAGAGTATCGGATTTTCTCCGGGCGTGATGATAAATCGCGCTCAGCAAAAACAAGAAGATAACCACGACGCGATCCGCAATGCGATCCGCTCATGGGCAGCGTCTCAGGGTCAGGACGTGGTGACGATGCTGATCGTCAATGAGTACCGGGAGCAGGGCGGGGTGGATATCACATTCCCCAAAGATGTAAGCAGGCAGCGCCAGAAGCTGTTCCGCTTCCTCGATAACCGCTTCGACTCCGAGCAGTACCGCGAGAACGTGCGCCAGCTGACACCGGCAATCATGGCCGTTCTGCCTATCGAGTACCGCACAAAGCTGATTGGCGCTGACTGCAAACTGGTCAGGCTGGCTGAGGCTGAGAAGGAAATATCGGAAGCGAAGCAGGCCGTCATGCTGGACGCACCAGAGCATCAGAAGCTGAAAGAGGTAAGCGAGGGTATAGCTGCACTGTTCAGGCTCATGCCGGACCAGGTAGGCCCGCTGATGACGATGGTCACATCAATGCTGGGAGTTATGTGATGGGAAGTATCAAAAAAGCGAAAGCCCTTGAAGCGGTCACTTCAAAGGCCTTCTCAACACTGTGTTACGTCAACACATCCAACAGGAGTCAGTTTAATGGTTAAGCGCAGAAAGTACCAGGAAAAAGAGGAACGACGCCATCCAGATTCACCAGACGGTCTTATCGTAGCAGCGTCCAAGAACCAGGCATTCGCAGAGCGCCTGATTGGAGTTATCCGCATCG
This DNA window, taken from Leclercia adecarboxylata, encodes the following:
- a CDS encoding toxin YdaT domain-containing protein is translated as MHSLTYQQSIGFSPGVMINRAQQKQEDNHDAIRNAIRSWAASQGQDVVTMLIVNEYREQGGVDITFPKDVSRQRQKLFRFLDNRFDSEQYRENVRQLTPAIMAVLPIEYRTKLIGADCKLVRLAEAEKEISEAKQAVMLDAPEHQKLKEVSEGIAALFRLMPDQVGPLMTMVTSMLGVM
- a CDS encoding XRE family transcriptional regulator gives rise to the protein MKTTLAERLKEARSARGLTQKALGDLVGVSQAAIQKIETGKANQTTKLVDIANALGVMPDWLSSGEGSMHNGAKYPVAALTAHPASDVFRVDVLDLTVSAGPGSFMISEFVEVLHAIEFTTEHARSLFGNRTQHDVKVMTVDGDSMCPTIQSGDRLFFDVSVRNFKVDGVYAFVFGQHFHVKRLQMQGLQLAVLSDNPAYKDWYVTEENQDQLYIMGKALIHESIAYNKL
- a CDS encoding transcriptional regulator, giving the protein MNPVIKTAISIVGSQKKLGDACEVSQQAVYKWLHNKAKVSPEHVGSIVSATGGAIKAHQIRPDLPTLFPKVEQSAA